The following coding sequences lie in one Sorghum bicolor cultivar BTx623 chromosome 6, Sorghum_bicolor_NCBIv3, whole genome shotgun sequence genomic window:
- the LOC8082859 gene encoding mRNA cap guanine-N7 methyltransferase 2, with amino-acid sequence MNVVVPPQSPHLRLYEFAKSALIRIFAFPYATVCDLYCDGGVDTDKWCDCQVGHYIGIDASASGVNDARELWDNKRKPFTAEFIELDPTDDGFEAQVQEKGIQADMVCCMQHLQLCFESEERAKKLLNNVSSLLKPGGYFFGLTPDSSTIWTKYQKNVEASHNKGLKAVPNSIRSENYTITFEVEEEKFPVFGKKYQLKFASDAVFENHCLVHFPSLLRLAREAGLEYVEIQNLTEFYDDNRTQFAPMLGGYSASFLDARGKLVARSYDILGLYSTFVFQKPDPDAIPPIVSPDLHDPDNAHEEQEWLQPQQASVEDERRLHADVLPIDPAKGILGPGPADMRL; translated from the exons ATGAACGTAGTGGTGCCACCACAATCTCCACATCTTCGCCTATATGAATTCGCCAAGAGTGCTCTCATCAGAATTTTTGCCTTTCCTTATGCCACG GTATGTGACCTGTATTGCGACGGTGGAGTGGATACAGACAAGTGGTGTGATTGCCAGGTTGGCCACTACATAGGCATCG ATGCCTCTGCGTCCGGTGTCAATGATGCCCGTGAGCTATGGGACAACAAGAGGAAACCTTTCACCGCTGAATTCATCGAGTTGGATCCTACTGAT GATGGTTTTGAAGCTCAAGTGCAGGAAAAGGGCATCCAAGCAGATATGGTTTGCTGTATGCAGCACTTGCAG TTATGCTTTGAGAGTGAAGAACGGGCCAAGAAGCTTCTGAACAATGTATCATCACTTCTCAAACCTGGAGGCTACTTTTTTGGCTTGACTCCAGATTCATCTACAATATG GACAAAGTATCAAAAGAATGTTGAGGCTTCACATAATAAGGGTCTGAAGGCTGTTCCAAATAGCATTCGCTCAGAGAACTATACAATTACCTTTGAAGTCGAGGAAGAAAA GTTTCCCGTTTTTGGAAAGAAGTACCAACTCAAATTTGCGAGTGATGCAGTGTTTGAAAATCACTGCCTAGTTCACTTTCCCAGCCTTTTGAG ATTAGCAAGGGAAGCTGGACTTGAATATGTGGAGATTCAGAATTTAACCGAGTTTTATGATGATAACAG AACACAATTTGCTCCAATGCTTGGTGGTTACAGTGCAAGTTTTTTGGATGCTCGTGGGAAGCTTGTTGCTCGTTCCTACGACATTTTAG GCTTGTATTCAACATTTGTATTCCAGAAGCCTGATCCAGATGCAATACCACCGATTGTATCTCCCGACTTGCATGATCCTGATAATGCTCATGAAGAG CAAGAATGGCTCCAGCCACAGCAGGCATCAGTGGAAGATGAGAGGCGCTTGCATGCGGATGTGCTTCCCATAGACCCAGCGAAAGGCATCCTGGGTCCTGGACCTGCAGACATGAGGCTTTAG